The proteins below are encoded in one region of Paenacidovorax monticola:
- a CDS encoding efflux RND transporter permease subunit, producing the protein MQLAEISIRRPVFATVLSLLVLLVGAVSFTRLSVREYPRIDEPVVTVSTRYAGASAEVIESQVSKVLEDSIAGIDAVDVITSISRAEQSQISVRFRLEKDADNAAAEVRDRTSRVRNRLPQSIDEPVIAKVEADAFPVMWLAFSSDTLSPLQINDLVNRIARPRLQTVTGVADVPIYGERRYAMRVWLDPERLAGYRLTTQDVEDAIRRSNLELPAGRIESQQREFSVTSQTDLIKPSQFGDIVIRTVKGFPVRLRDVARVEEGAASERSKVRLNGREAISVGVIRQATANPLELSAGVRAMLPALRADLPAGITVDVANDNSLFIDRSVRSVYQTIFEAIMLVALVIFVFLRTLRASIIPIVTIPVSLIGAFALMALAGFSINTLTLLALVLAIGLVVDDAIVMLENIYRHIEEGLDPFSAAITGAREIGFAIVAMTLTLVAVYAPLAFTPGRTGRLFVEFALALAGAVLVSGFVALTLSPMMCSLLLRHNPQPNRFDRTMERWLTALSSAYGRLLRWIVTARWGAGEGRGGLRGALFQARWIVLAVMVASGVALVAVYPTMKQELSPLEDRGTVLASVTAPDGATIDYTNRYALELEKIGRSYPEFDRIFANIGNPTVSQGSVVYRTVDWEQRQRSTLAMARELQPRVASLPGVNAFLITPPSLGQGFRSRPLEFVIQTSDSYENLNAVVEQMRAEIARNPGIVSPDVDLRLNKPELRIDVDRERAADLGVSVEVVAKAIETTLGGRTVTRYKRDAEQYDVIVQNQASGRTTPENIDSIYVRGRNDAMIPLSALARVRESVSPRELNHFGQRRSAIITANLAPDYSLGEALAFMESTAAKVLKPGYTTDLNGTSREFRNSQGALVIVFVLALLFIFLVLAAQFESFIDPLVIMLSVPLSMIGALLALKWSGGSLNVYSQIGLITLVGLITKHGILIVEFTNQLREQGMAMVDALVQASSQRLRPILMTTGAMVLGAIPLALAHGAGAETRTQIGWVIVGGMSLGTLLTIFVVPTMYTLFARSAVPGARTAEAKDTPGAEAHHGGYAAK; encoded by the coding sequence ATGCAACTCGCTGAAATCTCGATCCGCCGCCCGGTCTTCGCCACCGTGCTCTCGCTGCTGGTGCTGCTGGTGGGGGCCGTCAGCTTCACGCGCCTGTCGGTGCGCGAGTACCCCAGGATCGACGAGCCTGTGGTCACCGTGAGCACGCGCTATGCGGGCGCCTCGGCCGAGGTGATCGAATCGCAGGTCAGCAAGGTGCTTGAGGACTCGATCGCCGGCATCGATGCGGTGGACGTGATCACCTCCATCAGCCGTGCCGAGCAGAGCCAGATCTCGGTGCGCTTTCGCCTGGAGAAGGACGCCGACAACGCCGCCGCCGAGGTCCGCGACCGCACTTCGCGCGTGCGCAACCGCCTGCCCCAGTCCATCGACGAGCCCGTGATCGCCAAGGTCGAGGCCGATGCCTTTCCCGTGATGTGGCTGGCCTTCAGCAGCGACACACTGAGCCCGCTGCAGATCAACGACCTGGTCAACCGCATCGCCCGGCCGCGCCTGCAGACCGTGACGGGCGTGGCCGACGTGCCCATCTACGGCGAGCGGCGCTACGCCATGCGCGTGTGGCTCGACCCCGAACGCCTGGCCGGTTACCGCCTCACCACGCAGGACGTGGAGGACGCCATCCGCCGCAGCAACCTGGAACTGCCCGCCGGGCGCATCGAGTCGCAGCAGCGCGAGTTCAGCGTCACGTCGCAGACCGATCTCATCAAGCCCAGCCAGTTCGGTGACATCGTGATCCGCACCGTCAAGGGCTTTCCCGTGCGGCTGCGCGACGTGGCCCGGGTGGAGGAGGGCGCCGCCAGCGAGCGCAGCAAGGTGCGCCTGAACGGCCGCGAAGCCATTTCGGTGGGCGTGATCCGCCAGGCCACGGCGAACCCGCTGGAGCTGTCGGCCGGCGTGCGCGCCATGCTGCCCGCGCTGCGCGCCGACCTGCCTGCGGGTATCACGGTGGACGTGGCCAACGACAACTCGCTGTTCATCGACCGCTCGGTCAGGAGCGTGTACCAGACCATCTTCGAGGCCATCATGCTCGTGGCGCTCGTGATCTTCGTGTTCCTGCGCACGCTGCGCGCGTCCATCATCCCCATCGTCACCATCCCCGTCAGCCTGATCGGTGCCTTCGCGCTCATGGCGCTGGCGGGTTTCTCGATCAACACGCTCACGCTGCTGGCCCTGGTGCTGGCCATCGGCCTGGTGGTGGACGATGCGATCGTGATGCTGGAGAACATCTACCGCCACATCGAGGAGGGGCTGGACCCGTTCTCGGCCGCCATCACGGGCGCGCGGGAGATCGGTTTCGCCATCGTCGCGATGACGCTGACCCTCGTGGCCGTGTACGCGCCGCTGGCCTTCACGCCGGGGCGCACGGGGCGGCTGTTCGTCGAGTTCGCGCTGGCGCTGGCGGGCGCGGTGCTGGTCTCGGGCTTCGTGGCGCTCACGCTCTCGCCCATGATGTGCTCGCTGCTGCTGCGCCACAACCCCCAACCCAACCGCTTCGACCGCACCATGGAGCGCTGGCTCACGGCGCTGTCCAGTGCCTACGGCCGCCTGCTGCGCTGGATCGTCACGGCGCGCTGGGGTGCTGGCGAAGGGCGTGGCGGCCTGCGTGGCGCGCTGTTCCAGGCACGCTGGATCGTGCTGGCCGTGATGGTGGCCAGCGGCGTGGCCCTGGTTGCGGTGTATCCCACGATGAAGCAGGAGTTGTCCCCGCTGGAGGACCGCGGCACCGTCCTGGCGAGCGTCACGGCGCCCGACGGTGCCACGATCGACTACACCAACCGCTACGCGCTGGAGCTCGAGAAGATCGGCCGCAGCTACCCCGAGTTCGACCGCATCTTCGCCAACATCGGCAACCCCACGGTGTCGCAGGGCAGCGTGGTCTACCGCACGGTGGACTGGGAGCAGCGCCAGCGCAGCACGCTTGCCATGGCGCGCGAACTGCAGCCGCGCGTAGCCAGCCTGCCGGGGGTGAACGCCTTCCTCATCACGCCGCCGTCGCTGGGCCAGGGCTTTCGCTCGCGGCCGCTGGAGTTCGTGATCCAGACCTCCGACAGCTACGAGAACCTCAACGCCGTGGTCGAGCAGATGCGCGCCGAGATCGCCAGGAACCCCGGCATCGTCTCGCCCGACGTGGACCTGCGCCTGAACAAGCCCGAGCTGCGCATCGACGTGGACCGCGAGCGCGCGGCCGACCTCGGCGTGAGTGTGGAGGTGGTGGCCAAGGCCATCGAGACCACGCTGGGCGGGCGCACCGTGACGCGCTACAAGCGCGACGCCGAGCAGTACGACGTGATCGTGCAGAACCAGGCCAGCGGCCGCACCACGCCCGAGAACATCGACAGCATCTACGTGCGCGGCCGCAACGACGCGATGATTCCGCTGTCGGCCCTCGCACGCGTGCGCGAGAGCGTGAGCCCGCGCGAGCTGAACCACTTTGGACAGCGTCGCTCGGCCATCATCACGGCCAACCTCGCGCCCGACTACTCGCTGGGCGAGGCCCTGGCCTTCATGGAGTCCACGGCGGCCAAGGTGCTCAAGCCCGGCTACACCACCGACCTCAACGGCACCTCGCGCGAATTCCGCAACTCGCAGGGCGCGCTGGTCATCGTGTTCGTCCTCGCGCTGCTGTTCATCTTCCTGGTGCTGGCCGCGCAGTTCGAGAGCTTCATCGACCCGCTGGTGATCATGCTGTCCGTGCCGCTGTCCATGATCGGCGCGCTGCTCGCGCTCAAGTGGAGCGGGGGCTCGCTCAACGTGTACTCGCAGATCGGCCTCATCACCCTCGTGGGCCTGATCACCAAGCACGGCATCCTGATCGTGGAGTTCACCAACCAGCTGCGCGAGCAGGGCATGGCCATGGTCGATGCCCTGGTGCAGGCTTCGTCGCAGCGCCTGCGCCCCATCCTCATGACCACGGGCGCCATGGTGCTGGGCGCCATTCCGCTCGCGCTGGCGCATGGCGCGGGCGCCGAGACGCGCACGCAGATCGGCTGGGTGATCGTGGGCGGCATGAGCCTGGGCACGCTGCTCACCATCTTCGTCGTGCCCACCATGTACACGCTGTTCGCGCGCAGCGCAGTGCCGGGCGCCAGGACGGCCGAGGCCAAGGACACCCCCGGCGCAGAGGCTCACCACGGCGGCTACGCGGCCAAGTAG
- a CDS encoding WD40/YVTN/BNR-like repeat-containing protein, with product MQHTLWIGSRKGLFVAERGPGGGWSIGTPHFPGEPVTQFAADAGSGTWYAALRLGHFGVKLHKSSDRGASWQEIAAPAFPPKPDDGPWKDDPTPWSVDLLWSLEVAPDGTLWAGCLPAGLFSSRDGGASWQLAQGLWERPERREWFGGGYDHAGIHSVLIDPRDARHLTVGISCGGVWQSYDGGAGWTCTSDGMEADYMPPERRGDPLIQDPHRIAQCRSQPDVLWCQHHSGMYRSHDGGLRWRRIAAPAPSEFGFAVAAHPGDAQRAWFAPAHSDARRIPVDGRLVVNETRDGGASFTAHGPGLPQQDAYHLVYRHALVASGDGRTLALGSTTGGLWVSEDEGASWQCLSRDLPPIAALRLG from the coding sequence ATGCAGCACACACTCTGGATCGGCTCGCGCAAGGGCCTGTTCGTGGCCGAGCGCGGGCCCGGTGGGGGCTGGAGCATCGGCACCCCGCATTTTCCGGGCGAGCCCGTGACCCAGTTCGCGGCCGACGCGGGCAGCGGCACCTGGTACGCGGCACTGCGGCTGGGGCATTTCGGCGTCAAGCTGCACAAGAGCAGCGACCGGGGCGCAAGCTGGCAGGAGATCGCGGCGCCGGCCTTTCCACCCAAGCCCGATGACGGCCCCTGGAAGGACGACCCCACGCCCTGGAGCGTGGACCTATTGTGGAGCCTGGAGGTGGCGCCCGACGGCACGCTGTGGGCCGGCTGCCTGCCTGCCGGGCTGTTCAGTTCGCGCGACGGCGGCGCCAGCTGGCAGTTAGCGCAGGGCCTCTGGGAGCGGCCCGAGCGCAGGGAATGGTTCGGCGGGGGCTATGACCACGCGGGCATCCACAGTGTGCTCATCGATCCGCGCGATGCCCGGCACCTCACGGTGGGCATCTCGTGCGGCGGGGTCTGGCAGAGCTATGACGGCGGCGCCGGCTGGACCTGCACCTCGGACGGAATGGAGGCCGACTACATGCCGCCCGAGCGGCGTGGCGACCCGCTGATCCAGGACCCGCACCGCATCGCGCAATGCCGCTCGCAGCCCGATGTGCTCTGGTGCCAGCACCACAGCGGCATGTACCGCTCCCACGACGGCGGGCTGCGCTGGCGGCGCATCGCCGCGCCCGCGCCCAGCGAGTTCGGCTTCGCCGTCGCGGCCCACCCCGGCGACGCCCAGCGCGCCTGGTTCGCCCCGGCCCACTCCGATGCGCGGCGCATTCCCGTTGACGGCCGCCTCGTGGTGAACGAGACCCGCGACGGCGGCGCGAGCTTCACGGCCCATGGCCCGGGCCTGCCGCAGCAGGACGCCTACCACCTCGTGTACCGCCATGCGCTGGTTGCCAGCGGCGATGGGCGCACGCTGGCCCTGGGCTCCACCACGGGCGGGCTGTGGGTCAGCGAGGACGAGGGCGCGTCCTGGCAGTGCCTGTCGCGCGACCTGCCTCCCATCGCCGCCCTGCGCCTCGGCTGA
- a CDS encoding MoaD/ThiS family protein, with protein MPHVEFAPALTRHVPCTPQQVAAPTLRAALDRALDAAPALRSYVLDEQGAVRRHVAVFVNARQIASRSALDIPLEDGDRVVVIQALTGG; from the coding sequence ATGCCGCACGTCGAATTCGCCCCGGCGCTCACACGCCACGTGCCCTGCACACCGCAGCAGGTGGCCGCACCCACGCTGCGCGCCGCACTCGACCGGGCCCTGGACGCCGCGCCCGCCCTGCGCTCCTACGTGCTGGACGAGCAGGGGGCCGTGCGCCGGCATGTGGCCGTTTTCGTCAACGCGCGGCAGATCGCCAGCCGCAGCGCGCTCGACATCCCGCTGGAGGATGGCGACCGCGTGGTGGTGATCCAGGCGCTCACAGGAGGCTGA
- a CDS encoding thioredoxin family protein: MYQARHLPQAPARDTVDALPGATVLEFGTPWCGHCQRAQPLIESALQAHADVAHLKVEDGPGQRLGRSFGVKLWPTLVFLREGREVARLVRPQQAQAIEEALAQVL, encoded by the coding sequence ATGTACCAGGCCCGCCACCTGCCCCAGGCTCCGGCACGCGACACCGTGGACGCCCTGCCCGGCGCCACCGTGCTCGAATTCGGCACGCCCTGGTGCGGCCACTGCCAGCGCGCGCAGCCGCTGATCGAGAGCGCGCTGCAGGCGCACGCGGACGTGGCCCACCTCAAGGTCGAGGACGGCCCGGGCCAGCGGCTGGGACGCAGCTTCGGCGTGAAGCTCTGGCCCACGCTGGTGTTCCTGCGCGAGGGCCGCGAGGTCGCGCGCCTCGTGCGGCCGCAGCAGGCGCAGGCCATCGAAGAGGCCCTGGCGCAGGTGCTGTAA
- the moeA gene encoding molybdopterin molybdotransferase MoeA, whose amino-acid sequence MKTIAEIAAELQGYDPQALSAAGVSAFLERLVQPVAGTETLPLFDALGRVLAEDLVSPVSVPPHDNSAMDGYAFDGAALRADSPLALRVVGTALAGKAWAGRVGAGECVKIMTGAVMPAGLDTVVPQEFTTTPEDGRIAIAPNVLRQGDNRRLMGEDLMAGRVALSQGELLTPAALGLAASLGLKTLTVARRLRVAYFSTGDEILSQGEPPREGAVYDSNRYTMFGMLTRLGVQVIDLGVVRDEPALLEAAFRRAAAEADAIITSGGVSVGEADHTRTMMKQLGDVAFWRIAMRPGRPMAVGRIPRGTGAGDAVLFGLPGNPVAVMVTFLAFVRPALLRMMGSTHTAPPLLQARSAEAIRKKPGRTEYQRGTVSLAPDGSLQVRTTGNQGSGVLSSMVQANGLIVLHHGQGNVAPGEPVDVMMFEGAL is encoded by the coding sequence CGCCGCCGAACTCCAAGGCTATGACCCGCAGGCGCTCAGCGCGGCGGGCGTCAGCGCCTTCCTCGAACGCCTGGTGCAGCCCGTGGCCGGCACCGAGACCCTGCCCCTGTTCGACGCCCTGGGCCGTGTGCTGGCCGAGGACCTCGTCTCGCCCGTTTCCGTGCCGCCGCACGACAATTCGGCCATGGACGGCTATGCCTTCGACGGCGCCGCGCTGCGCGCGGACAGCCCGCTTGCGCTGCGCGTGGTCGGCACGGCCCTGGCAGGCAAGGCCTGGGCGGGCCGCGTGGGCGCTGGGGAATGCGTGAAGATCATGACCGGCGCCGTCATGCCCGCGGGGCTCGACACCGTGGTGCCGCAGGAATTCACCACCACGCCCGAGGACGGCCGCATCGCGATCGCCCCCAACGTGCTGCGTCAGGGCGACAACCGGCGCCTGATGGGCGAGGACCTCATGGCGGGCCGCGTGGCGCTCTCGCAAGGAGAGCTGCTCACGCCCGCAGCGCTGGGGCTGGCGGCCAGCCTGGGCCTCAAGACCCTCACCGTGGCGCGGCGCCTGCGCGTGGCGTACTTCTCCACGGGCGACGAGATCCTGAGCCAGGGCGAGCCCCCGCGCGAGGGCGCCGTCTACGACAGCAACCGCTACACCATGTTCGGCATGCTCACGCGCCTAGGCGTGCAGGTGATCGACCTGGGCGTGGTGCGCGACGAGCCCGCGCTGCTGGAGGCCGCCTTCCGCCGAGCGGCTGCCGAGGCCGACGCCATCATCACCAGCGGCGGCGTGAGCGTGGGCGAGGCCGACCATACGCGCACCATGATGAAACAGCTCGGCGACGTGGCCTTCTGGCGCATCGCCATGCGCCCGGGCCGCCCCATGGCCGTGGGACGCATCCCGCGCGGCACGGGCGCAGGCGATGCCGTGCTGTTCGGCCTGCCCGGCAACCCGGTGGCCGTCATGGTGACCTTCCTGGCCTTCGTGCGCCCCGCGCTGCTGCGCATGATGGGCAGCACGCACACCGCCCCGCCGCTGCTGCAGGCGCGCAGCGCCGAGGCCATCCGCAAGAAGCCCGGCCGCACCGAGTACCAGCGCGGCACCGTGTCGCTGGCGCCCGACGGGTCGCTGCAGGTGCGCACCACGGGCAACCAGGGCTCGGGCGTGCTCAGCTCCATGGTGCAGGCCAACGGCCTCATCGTGCTGCACCACGGCCAGGGCAACGTGGCGCCGGGCGAACCCGTCGATGTGATGATGTTCGAGGGAGCCCTCTGA